Proteins encoded within one genomic window of Ranitomeya variabilis isolate aRanVar5 chromosome 4, aRanVar5.hap1, whole genome shotgun sequence:
- the LOC143766194 gene encoding uncharacterized protein LOC143766194: MDKGRNKMAERILDLTLEILFRLTGEDYTVVKTSSERCQDPVSEGWGRQITGPLSHPLIYEDLSDQKILELTYKMIELLTGEVPIRCQDVTVYFSMEEWEYLERHKDLYKDVIKEVPQPLTSPVLATKRTTPERCPRPLLPPDCKQENPNVPQDHQGEDLIHINTTETYVRGDEWCKEEIPTDNCPANWTMISEKYLRFSNFNANDHGITSDTFEEHPFIPGIHPVLLKQDKYSKRDGEHQRAHRRKKPFSCSQCGKYYATISDLTKHQRIHRGERPFSCSECGKFCITKYDLTKHQRIHTGEKPFSCSQCGKCFADKSTLARHQKIHTGEKPFSCSQCRKSCSTKYELTKHLQIHTGEKPFSCSECGKYFNRKTNLARHLRTHTGEKPFSCSQCGKCYATKSDLTKHQRIHTGDNSFSCSECGKCCITKYDLTKHQRIHTGEKPFSCSECWQCFSDKSALIRHQKIHTGEKPFSCSQCGKCCSTKSDLTKHQRIHTGEKPFSCSECGKYFNRKANLAIHLRIHTGEKPFSCLECGKCFTIKSHLVTHQRFHTEEKPFSCSECGKCFNWKTNLASHMKIHTGEKPFSCSECGKCFIEKSDLVRHQRIHTGEKPFPCLECGKCFFSKSDLTKHQTIHTGDMQFSCSVCGKCFTHKSVLVLHEKIHTGKKPFSCSECEKCFNRKTTLATHLKIHTGEKPFSCSACGKCFTEKSDLVRHQRIHTGEKPFSCLECGKCFAAKSDLAKHQTIHTGEKPFSCLGCGKCFKHKSVLVLHAKIHTGEKPFSCFKCGKCFNRKTTLTRHLKIHTGEKSFF, from the exons ATGGATAAAGGCAGAAACAAGATGGCAGAAAGAATATtagacctcaccctagagatcctcttccgccttactggagag gattacacagtagtgaagacctctagtgagcgctgtcaggaccctgtgtctgagggatggggaagacaaaTCACAGGGCCTCTATCTCACCCCCTGATATATGAAGACCTcagtgaccagaagatcctagaactcacctacaagatgattgagctgctgactggagag gttcctatcaggtgtcaggatgtcaccgtctatttctccatggaggagtgggagtatttagaaagacacaaagatctgtacaaggacgtcataaaggaggttccccagcccctcacatcaccag ttctagccactaagaggacaacaccagagagatgtccccgtcctcttcttccaccggactgtaaacaagaaaatcccaatgttcctcaggatcatcag ggtgaagatctgatccatattaatactacagagacatatgtgaggggtgatgagtggtgtaaagaggagattcctacagataactgcccag ctaACTGGACCATGATCTCAGAGAAATATTTAAGATTTTCAAATTTTAATGCAAATGATCATGGTATCACATCTGATACCTTTGAAGAGCATCCCTTTATACCAGGCATACATCCAGTCCTTCTTAAGCAAGACAAATATAGCAAAAGGGATGGTGAACATCAAAGAGCACACAGaagaaagaagccattttcatgttcacaatgtggtaAATATTATGCAACAATATCTGATCttactaaacatcagagaattcacagaggggagaggccattttcatgctcagaatgtggaaaattttGTATAACAAAATACGATCttactaaacatcagagaattcacacgggggagaagccattttcatgttcacaatgtgggaaatgttttgcagacaaATCAACTCTTGCTAGACATCAGaaaattcatacaggggagaagccattttcatgttcacagtGTAGGAAAAGTTGTTCTACTAAATATGAGCTAACTAAACATCTGCAAATTCatactggggagaagccattttcatgttcagaatgtgggaaatatttcaaTCGGAAAACAAATCTTGCTAGACatctgagaactcacacaggggagaagccattttcatgctcacaatgtgggaaatgttatgcaaCAAAATCTGATCTcactaaacatcagagaattcacacaggtgataattcattctcatgttcagaatgtggaaaatgttgcaTAACAAAATATGATCttactaaacatcagagaattcacacaggtgagaagccattttcatgctcagaatgttggCAATGTTTTTCAGACAAATCAGCTCTCATTaggcatcagaaaattcacacaggggagaagccattttcctgttcacaatgtgggaaatgttgttctaCGAAATCTGATCTTACTAAGCATCagcgaattcacacaggggagaagccattttcatgttccgaatgtgggaaatatttcaaTCGGAAAGCAAATCTTGCTATacatctgagaattcacacaggggaaaagccattttcatgtttagaatgtgggaaatgttttacaattaaatcacatcttgttacacatcagagatttcacacagaggagaaaccattttcatgttcagaatgtggaaaatgttttaattggAAAACAAATCTTGCTTCACAtatgaaaattcacacaggggagaagccattttcatgttcagaatgtgggaaatgttttatagagaaatcagatcttgttagacatcagagaattcacacaggggaaaagccatttccatgtttagaatgtgggaaatgcttttttTCAAAATCTGATCTTACTAAGCATCAGACAATTCACACTGGGGATATGCAgttttcatgttcagtatgtgggaaatgttttacgcaCAAATCCGTTTTAGTCTTGCATGAAAAGATTCACACAGggaagaaaccattttcatgttcagaatgtgaaaaatgttttaatcggaaaacaACTCTTGCTACACAtctgaaaattcacacaggggagaagccattttcatgttcagcatgtgggaaatgttttacagaaaaatcagatcttgttagacatcagagaattcacacaggggagaagccattttcatgtttagaatgtgggaaatgctttgctGCAAAATCTGATCTTGCTAAGCATCAGAcaattcacacaggtgagaagccattttcatgtttaggatgtggaaaatgttttaagcaCAAATCAGTTTTAGTCTTGCATGCAaagattcacacaggggagaaaccgttttcatgttttaaatgtggaaaatgttttaatcggaagacAACTCTTACTAGACAtctgaaaattcacacaggggagaagtcatTTTTCtga